The genomic segment GGAGCTGCTGGGCGATGAATAGTGAGGCGCGCGTCCTCGTGGTGGACGATGACGAGGGCGTGCGCCGCTCGCTGGCGACCGCGTTGGGTGACGTGGGCTGCGTGGTGCGCGAGGCCACGGATGCGGCGTCCATGCGCCTGCTCCTCACGGAATGGGAGCCGACGCTGCTGCTCCTCGACGCCTCGCTCCCCGATGGCGAGGGGACGCAGTTGCTGCAGGAACTGAAGGCGGGCAACGGGACGCGCGAACTGCCGGTGATCCTGCTGGCCTCGCGGCTCCCGGACGAACTCACCGAGCTGGCGCTCGGGCTTGGCGCGGCCGACGTGCTCCGCAAGCCGTTCCGTCCGCGTGAACTGGTGGCGCGGGTGCAGGCGCAGCTGCGGCTCCATGCGCTGCTGCGCACCACGCAGGCGGCGCTGCTGTCGGCCGAGGACGAACTCAACCGCGTGCGCGAGGATTCGGAAAACCGGCGCAAGCTGGTGGACATCCTGCACGAGGTGACCGGCGACCTCTCGTCGGACGAGATCTATCACATCCTCGCGCGGCGCGTGGCGCGCGCGCTTTCGCTGTCGCGCTGCTCGGTGATCCTGGCGCGGCCGGGCGACAAGGTGGGCGTGGTGGCCACGGCGTTCGACAACCCGGCCATCCGCAACTGGGAGATCAACCTCGACGCGTATCCGGAAATCCGGGCGGCGCTGGAGCACGGACATCCGGTGCTGGTGGAAGACCTCCACACCAGCCCGCTGTACGAGGACCTGCGCCGGGAATGGGCGGCCAACGGCACGCAGGTGCCGATCCGCAGCGTCATCGCCCTCCCCTTCACGCTGGGCAAGGTGCAGGCCGGCGTCTTCTTCCTGCGCCGGATGGTCAACGAGCCGCCGCTGACCAACGAGGACGTCGAGTTCGCGGACTCCGTCATCAAGGCGGCGGTGGCGGCCATCCACCGCGCGCAGGTGATCGAGACGACGAAGGCGGACAATGCGCGGCTCGAGGTGCTGGCCCACACCGATCCGCTGACGCAGGTGCTCAACCGGCGCGCGCTGACGGTGCGTCTCGCGTCCGAGCTGGAGCGAGCCCGCCGGTACGATTCCGTGCTGACGCTGCTGATGGTCGATCTCGACCACTTCAAGAACGTGAACGACACGTACGGCCACCTGGTGGGCGACGAGGTGCTGCGCGAGGTCGCGACGCTGCTGCAGAACGAGGTCCGCAGCGTGGACGTGGTGGCCCGGTACGGCGGCGAGGAATTCGTCGTCGTGCTGCCCGAGACGTCGCTGGTGGGCGCCACGACCTTTGCCGAGCGCATTCGGGAGCACGTCGCGGCCACCCCGTTCGCCGGTTCGCTCGTCGAACCACTGCACCTGACCGCCAGCATCGGGGTCAGTTCGTATCCGTCGGCGACGATCACCACCGTGGACGACCTCTTTGCCCGGGCCGACGAGGCGCTGTATCGCGCCAAGGCGGACGGGCGCAACCGGGTTTGCCTATGAGCATGCGCTGTCCGTCCTGCGGCACTCAGTACGGCGATGACGCGAAGTTCTGCACCCGTGACGGCACGCGGCTGCAGCCCGTGGCCGCCGCGGCCGCGCCCGCACCGCCGGTCGGATCGGCCGGCACGTCGGCGTCGAACACCACGCCGCGCGCGATGACGCCGCCGGTGGGGGTGCAGAAGCAGTTCAACCCGGCCGCGCTGGCGGGCCAGGTGCTCGAGGGGCGCTACAACATCATCAAGAAGCTCGGCGAGGGCGGGATGTCGTATGTCTACCTCGGCGAGGACATGTCGACCAAGGAGCAGTTCGCCATCAAGGTGCTGTCGCCCTCGCTCGTGAAGGATGGCAACGCGATGGCGCGGCTGCGGCGCGAGGCGGCGTTGGGGATGCGGCTCGAGCATCCGAACGTCTGCCACATCGTGCGGCTGGGCGAGACCGAGGACGGCGTGGTCTACGTGGTGATGCCGTTCGTGCAGGGCGAGATCCTGAGCGACCGCAACAACCGCCGGGGACAGCTCCCGCTGGAGGAAGTGGTGCCGTTCGTCCAGCAGATCGCGGCCGGACTGCAGGTGGCGCATGAACTGAAGATCATTCACCGCGACCTGAAGCCCGAGAACATCATGATCACCAAGAACGCGGACGGCACCGAGCGGGCGGTGGTGATGGACTTTGGGCTGGCGAAGGAGCGCAAGGCGGGCGGCGAGCTGGAGAAACTCACGGCGACCGGGATCATCCTGGGAACCCCCGAGTTCATGAGTCCCGAGCAGCTGCGCGGCAAGCCGCTGGACCCGCGCACCGACGTCTACTCGCTCTCGCTGATGACGTACGAGATGCTGACGGGGAAGCTGCCGTTCGAGGGAAAGAACCAGCAGGAGATGATGATTGCGCGGTTGCGCAACGAGCCCATTTCCATTCGCACGCGGCGCGCCGACATCCCCGAGGCGGTGGACAAGGTGCTGTACAAGGGAATGGCGCGAAACGCCGACGACCGGTATCCGACGACAGTGGAATTCGCCAATGAACTGACGGCCGCCGTCGGCGGCAGCGGGGGGCTGCTGGGCAAGCTGTTCGGGCGATAACGGTCTCGCCGCGACCGATGCGGGGCGCGACGATGCGTGAGTACACCCAGGCGGTGAGGAAGGGCGCGATGAACGTGACGGGACGACATTTCGTTCGCGCGTTCCTCGCGCCCTCTGTTGTTACCGCGGCGTTGTGGGGCGCGACGACCGCCGCCGCGCAGCAGGCGACCGGCATGGCCCCGCCCTCCGCGCTGGAGCCGCGCGTGGAGCATTACGAGTTCGCGCTCGACCTGCCGGCGCAGGGCAAGCACATTGTCGGTGGCGCGCGGCTGACCTTCGCCGCGCCGCTGGGCGCGGACACCGTGCGCCTCGACCTGGACGGCGCAATGCGCGTTTCCAGCGCCTGGGTGGGATGCGCGGACGACCGGCGTGCCGCGGCCTTCGCGCATGCGGGGGCGCTGCTGAAGGTGGCCGTGCCCTCCGGCGCCGCTGAGGCGCGCTGTCTTGCCCTCGTGTACGACGGCGAGCCCGCCGACGGCCTGATCATCACCACGGATTCTGCCGGCCGCTGGGCGGCGTTCGGCGACAACTTCCCCAACCGCGCGCGCTTCTGGCTGCCCACGCAGGACCATCCGTCGCGCAAGGCCAGCGTGACGTTCATCGTCACGGCACCCGCGGGACGATCGGTCGTGGCGAACGGTGCCCTCGTGAGCGCCGTGACGAATCCGGATTCCCGGGTGACCACGACGTGGCGCACGACGCGGCCGATTCCGACCTACGGCATGGTCATCGCGGCGGCGCCGCTGACGGCGTTCAGCCTTGGCGAGACCGCGTGCGGCTTCGCCGAGGACGGCGGGTGCGTGCCCCAGATGGCCTGGACGGCCCCGGAGCAGGCGGTCTGGATGCCCGGCCACTTCGAGAGCGCCGGCCGCATCGTGGAGTTCTACGCGCGGACGATCGGCGCATATCCCTACGAAAAGCTCGGACACCTGCAGACGACGACGCGCTACGGCGGGATGGAAAATCCCTCCGCGATCTTCTATTACGACCGTGGATTCCGTCGGCGCGATGGCATCGCCGAGGATCTGATTGCGCACGAGACCGCGCACCAGTGGTTTGGCAACGCGGTCACCGAACGGGAGTGGGCGCATATCTGGCTGAGCGAGGGGTTTGCCACCTTCTTCGCGGCGCTCTGGGCGCAGCACGCGCACGGGGACAGCGCGTACATGGCGGAGATGGCCAGCATGCGCAGCGCCGTGCTGCGTGCCGAGGTCGTGACGCGCCGGTCGGTGATCGACAGCGTGGAAACGGATCCCAACCGCCTGCTCAACGAGAACTCGTACCCGAAGGGCGGTTTCGTGCTGCGGATGCTGCGCGATGAAGTGGGGGACAGCGCGTTTTTCGCTGGCCTGCGTCGCTACTACACCGCGCACCATCATGGCAACGCGCTGACGGCAGACCTGCAGGCGGCCATCGAAGCCTCGGCGGGGCGCTCGCTCGGCTGGTTCTTCGATCAGTGGCTGCGGAAGCCGGGCTGGGCCGAATTGCGCACGTTGTTTGCGTGGGATTCCGAGACGCAGCGGGTCACGCTGACCGTGGAGCAGGGGGCGCGATTCGGACCGTATCGGCTGACGCTCCCCGTGGAGTTGGTGGATGCGTCGGGGGTCGTGCATCGCGAGCGGTTGGTGATCGAGGCCGTGACAAGTCAGTCGGTGACGGTGCCGGGGACGTATGCGTCGGTGCCGACGGCGGTGCGGTGTGATCCGAACTTCACCCTGCTCGCGCTATGCACGGCGAAATGAGTGTTGTGTCGATGTGGCGCGCGCCGCGCCGCGGCGGGATGCTCGGCGTTCTGGCCTTCGCCGCGCTCGCGGTGTCGGCGTCCGCGCAGGACCGAGGCGCGGTGACCGTTGCGCCGGGGGCGCAGGCAGGCGCGATCGACGTCACCGCCGTCGAACGCCGCCTGTACGACGCGTTG from the Gemmatimonadaceae bacterium genome contains:
- a CDS encoding diguanylate cyclase, whose protein sequence is MNSEARVLVVDDDEGVRRSLATALGDVGCVVREATDAASMRLLLTEWEPTLLLLDASLPDGEGTQLLQELKAGNGTRELPVILLASRLPDELTELALGLGAADVLRKPFRPRELVARVQAQLRLHALLRTTQAALLSAEDELNRVREDSENRRKLVDILHEVTGDLSSDEIYHILARRVARALSLSRCSVILARPGDKVGVVATAFDNPAIRNWEINLDAYPEIRAALEHGHPVLVEDLHTSPLYEDLRREWAANGTQVPIRSVIALPFTLGKVQAGVFFLRRMVNEPPLTNEDVEFADSVIKAAVAAIHRAQVIETTKADNARLEVLAHTDPLTQVLNRRALTVRLASELERARRYDSVLTLLMVDLDHFKNVNDTYGHLVGDEVLREVATLLQNEVRSVDVVARYGGEEFVVVLPETSLVGATTFAERIREHVAATPFAGSLVEPLHLTASIGVSSYPSATITTVDDLFARADEALYRAKADGRNRVCL
- a CDS encoding serine/threonine-protein kinase → MSMRCPSCGTQYGDDAKFCTRDGTRLQPVAAAAAPAPPVGSAGTSASNTTPRAMTPPVGVQKQFNPAALAGQVLEGRYNIIKKLGEGGMSYVYLGEDMSTKEQFAIKVLSPSLVKDGNAMARLRREAALGMRLEHPNVCHIVRLGETEDGVVYVVMPFVQGEILSDRNNRRGQLPLEEVVPFVQQIAAGLQVAHELKIIHRDLKPENIMITKNADGTERAVVMDFGLAKERKAGGELEKLTATGIILGTPEFMSPEQLRGKPLDPRTDVYSLSLMTYEMLTGKLPFEGKNQQEMMIARLRNEPISIRTRRADIPEAVDKVLYKGMARNADDRYPTTVEFANELTAAVGGSGGLLGKLFGR
- a CDS encoding M1 family metallopeptidase, which translates into the protein MREYTQAVRKGAMNVTGRHFVRAFLAPSVVTAALWGATTAAAQQATGMAPPSALEPRVEHYEFALDLPAQGKHIVGGARLTFAAPLGADTVRLDLDGAMRVSSAWVGCADDRRAAAFAHAGALLKVAVPSGAAEARCLALVYDGEPADGLIITTDSAGRWAAFGDNFPNRARFWLPTQDHPSRKASVTFIVTAPAGRSVVANGALVSAVTNPDSRVTTTWRTTRPIPTYGMVIAAAPLTAFSLGETACGFAEDGGCVPQMAWTAPEQAVWMPGHFESAGRIVEFYARTIGAYPYEKLGHLQTTTRYGGMENPSAIFYYDRGFRRRDGIAEDLIAHETAHQWFGNAVTEREWAHIWLSEGFATFFAALWAQHAHGDSAYMAEMASMRSAVLRAEVVTRRSVIDSVETDPNRLLNENSYPKGGFVLRMLRDEVGDSAFFAGLRRYYTAHHHGNALTADLQAAIEASAGRSLGWFFDQWLRKPGWAELRTLFAWDSETQRVTLTVEQGARFGPYRLTLPVELVDASGVVHRERLVIEAVTSQSVTVPGTYASVPTAVRCDPNFTLLALCTAK